AAAGTCATCCAAACAAAATACGTGGCCCGTTGCACTTCACTACATTCAGAGTAAACCTCGCTTTCAAACTCTCTTCGAAGCCATGGAAGCTAATGCCATCAAACTCCACGGAACACCCTCCATCGTCACCGCTTCTAGTACAGCTCGACGTCACAGACCATCCATTCTCTCGCTTCATTACCGGAACAAACGAGTTTCTCCGTTCTCGCTCACAGTCACGAGATGTTCCACCACCAAAAGTAACGAAACAGGTCAAGATTCGAGCTCTTCTACATTGTCTTCGAAGAAAGGACTTGTTCTTGACCTGGGTACTGATTCGTGGGACAGCGAGGAGATTGGATCTCCGGTTGTGAAGAGATTTCTAAGCGACAACGAAGAGAGATGGTACATGTGGTACCATGGAAGAAGCTCCTCCTCAAAGCTAAACCCAGTTTCAGATtctgtcgggttagcggtttcAAACAATGGGATTCACTGGGAAAGAGGGAAAGGGAGAGTCGAGTCCACAACAGACGATGTGGGTTTGGTCATGGGCCCTTGTGAAGACTGGTGGGCTTTTGATAAAGCCCATGTTCGGCCCGGTGAAGTGGTGATAATGTCTAGCTCAAAAGTCAGAGCTGATAGCTCTGTTTACTGGATGTATTACACAGGATACACTACCGAGACCGTTGAGTTTCGATCCCAAGGTTTGAACTTTGAGTTTGGGAATCCAGAAAGGTTCGAGAAAGGTAGCGTTTTTAGGTCGCTCCCCGGGTTAGCGATCAGTCAAGACGGTAGGCATTGGGCTAGAATCGAAGGCGAGCATCACAGTGGTGCGTTGTTCGATGTTGGGTCTGAAAAAGATTGGGACTTTCTTTACATTGCATCACCGCATGTAGTGTTCCACGGAAGTGGGGATCTGAGGATGTATTACCACTCGTTCGACGAGAGAACCGGTGAGTTCTGTATTGGAATGGCGAGGTCTAGGGAAGGGATCAAGTGGGTGAAGTTTGGTAAGATCTTAGGAGGGAGAAAATCGGAAAAGGAAGGTTCGGTTTGCTTCGATGAGGTGGGAGGAAGGTATCCTTGCGTGACAAGGAACAAGAGAGATGGGAGTTACGTGATGGCTTACGAAGGTGTGGATAGAAACGGGAAGATGAGCATCGGCTTGGCTGTTTCGGAAGACGGGATTAAGGATTGGAGACGGGTGCAGGACGTGGGAGCGGTGGTTGTGGCTGGTGAAGGCGGTGCGTGGGATAACGAAGGAGTTGGGTGTCCTTATTTGATTGAGATGGATGGAGAGACTGATCATCAGTGGAGGTTGTATTATAGAGGTGTTGGTAACGGTGGAAGAACAGGGATTGGTCTAGCTGTGTCTGAGGGAAATGAGATCACTAGGTTTACAAAACAGACAGGGATTTGCTTGTGAGACTTacacgtctttttttttttcttgtttttacacgtcttttttttttttgctttgagTTGGTCTTGGAACAATTTGATTTAAGTCATTTGGTCTAACTAAACAGCTCTAAATCTCTTacagttaattattaaatacttAGAGCACTAATAATACATCAGCTGAAAAACTAATGTTAAATTACAAGTTGCAAAGATTTACTTTATCAAAGAGACTAAAGAAACTGTGATGTAATTGTGTAAGATGTTTAATGACCGTTACGGCATCATGTGGGGACAAAAATAAtagtatgaaaaaaaaagatacaaaatcCGACCGTTACAAAAACCTAACATTTAAATGTTTCTGGAGGAAACACAATATGATTCTGCAAATCCAAGCCAAAGCAAAAActttcttttattaatattaattaatttcaagAAAATCAACACATGGAGGGAGAGCAATTCGAGCAACAGGAAGATAGAGAAGGATCATCACCAGAGCTGTTGCAGAGCCTCAGATCCAAAGCGACGGAGCATCTTCTCCGGGAAGAATGGGAAGAGTCTATCCATCTCTACACCAAGTACATCGATCTCTCCAGGACCCAAATCACAAACCTTGCTGGATCCGACCCGGATACGGTTCCCAAGGTCCGTAAATCCCTCTGCTTAGCTCTGTGCAACCGAGCCGAAGCCAGAGCGAGGCTTCACGACTCCTCCGAAGCGATGCGGGACTGCGACCAAGCGCTCGAGATCGAAAACACACATTTCAAGACTCTTCTCTGTAAAGGCAAAGTCTTGCTAGCCTTGAGCAGATACTCGTCGGCACTCGAGTGTTTCAAAACGGCTCTGCTCGACCCGCAAGCGAGCGAGAGCGTTACTGCGTACGTGGAGAAGTGCAAGAAGCTGGAGTTTCAGGCAAAGACTGGAGCTTTCGATCTGTCTGATTGGGTCCTAAGTGGGTTTCGTGGGAGAACTCCTGAGCTCGCCGAGTTCATTGGGTCAATTGAGATTAAGAAGTCTGAGTTTAGTGGGCGTGGATTGTTTGCAACGAAGAACATCGTTACAGGAGCTTTGATCTTAGTCACGAAGGGAGTTGCAACCGAGAGAGGGATCTTAGGAAGTGAAAAAGCGCAGATGGTTATGTGGAAGAACTTCGTGGACGAAGTTACTAAATCTGTGAGGAGATGTGACAGAACACGGCGACTTGTCTCGAGTCTATCCACTGGAGAAGAGGAAGACACTCTGGAGGTTCCAGACGTATCTCTCTATATGCCTGAAGAAGAAGCATTTGAGACCTGTGGTGACGACTCCTCTTTGGATATGGAGAAGCTGCTAAGCATCTTGGATGTGAATTCTCTGGTGGAAGAAGCGGTTTCAGCTAAAGTTATGGGGAAGAACAAAGAGTATTACGGTGTGGGGCTGTGGACACTACCTTCATTCATCAACCACTCGTGTGTTCCGAACGCAAGACGGCTTCACGTTGGAGACTACGCCATTGTTCATGCCTCGAGAGACATCAAGGCCGGGGAAGAGATCACTTCTGCTTACTACGACGTGCTTTCTTCTCCGCTGGAGAAGCGGAAAGAGATGGCTGAGTCGTGGGGGTTTTCTTGTAAATGCAGTAGATGCAAGTTTGAGAGTGTCTTGTCTGTTGCCAACCAAGAGATTAGAGAGTTTGAAACGGGTTTAGAGAGAGGTGTGGACGCAGGGAACGCTGTTTATATGGTGGAGGAAGGGATGAAGAGATGGAAGGTGAAAGGGAAGGATAAAGGGTTGCTGAGAGCATCTTACTGGGGAGTTTATGAAGAGGTTTATAACTCGGAGAGGCTTATGAGGAGATGGGGTAGGAAGGTTCCATCAATGGAAGTTGTGGTGGACAGCGTCTGTGACGTCGTTGGAAGCGATGAGAGATTGTTGAAGCTGGTGGTGGAagggatgaagaagaagaatggaggTTGTAGTAGTAACATTGCAGAGATGGAGAGAGTCTTGAAGCTAGGTAAGGGTGTTTATGGCAAAGTTGTATCCAAAAAGAAGGCAATGAAGACTCTTCTTGGCCTAGAGTGActgcaaaacaaatattttgcaACTGTTTGTAGGATACTTTGCTTTCTATGTAATTCCTTGCCTCATGGAAGAAATAAATCATCCAGAGCTTTTATTATAAAGATAGTCAAATGGATATAACACTTGTTTTATGATAATCTTTGGTTCTACCATATGGTAAAGATAAATTGAATGAAATAGttgcataaaggaaaaagatgATGGGAGAGTTTATTCATCAATCCAGTGGTCATGATTAGCACTTCCTCCAGGTTTGTCCTGGAGCAACACCTCTTTCTGCTGTTTCAGCTGGTTAACAAGCCTGCGGACGCTAGGAGGATCCGTAGGGGCTTTCTTCTCTTGGATTTGCATCTCTCTTTTGGAACTAAGATAGGGTTTAGGAGGAGGAGCCTTGTCTTGCAGTACAGCAAGCTCCTTTAAGCGTTTGTAtgctttcttcttttcctttctctCTGCAAGATACTCCATCTGGGGAAAAAACATAAAccagcaagaagaagaaaacatctCAGTATCATCAGCAGTAGTAATACAAATTAGTAACAAAACTATGTAGACTGTGAAAAGAAAACACAGTACATTAGCTACGGACATGGCGTCATCCTCGCTGATGCCATTCTTGGTCAGTTGAAGGACACGACAACCATATACCCGAGCTGGATCAGGAATAAACGCCGAAACCCTATATGGCCGAAGCATAGTATAAACCAAACACATTAGAGATAAATTCAGAAAGACACGAGAAACTCTCCTATTAAGAATCAAAATCGAAGAGAGTCACATGAACGGTACTTAGTTCAGAACACAAGAAATGCATTGATCAAAACCAATGTTTGGTACAGTACAGATGCATAAAAATGGAGACTTTACTTGATGGGTTCGACGAGTTTCGCTTCAGGATGCTTGCGTGCGAATCGACGAACGTAGGAATCTTCAGGGAGAACAATCTTCTTGAGGTTCCCATTAGAGCGAGGAAAGACAGGAGGAGGTGATCTGCCAATCAAACCAGCAACAACACTAACAAAATGAAACCTAAAGATCTCAACTTTTTATATGCAATTGAAACCCTACAGCGATATGGAATCAATTCGGAAGTATCtaagtggagagagagagagagtaagagagagagagtaagagagagagagagagaggtacgCTTCCATGGCTTTAAGCCAAACAGGCTCTCGCATAGCGAGTCCGCCAACAAGCCTCCTGCTTTTGGAAAGTAAATCTCCTTTCATCCAGGACATGGTCAGCGagctttcttcttcactttGCTTTTGATCTGTAATTATTTTTATCCCGACGACGAGGAGCCCACGGCGAGGGTTTAGAAATGATGACTCTTTATCGGTTAAAAACCAGCACGGTTATGAC
The Raphanus sativus cultivar WK10039 chromosome 1, ASM80110v3, whole genome shotgun sequence DNA segment above includes these coding regions:
- the LOC108842108 gene encoding uncharacterized protein LOC108842108, which codes for MEANAIKLHGTPSIVTASSTARRHRPSILSLHYRNKRVSPFSLTVTRCSTTKSNETGQDSSSSTLSSKKGLVLDLGTDSWDSEEIGSPVVKRFLSDNEERWYMWYHGRSSSSKLNPVSDSVGLAVSNNGIHWERGKGRVESTTDDVGLVMGPCEDWWAFDKAHVRPGEVVIMSSSKVRADSSVYWMYYTGYTTETVEFRSQGLNFEFGNPERFEKGSVFRSLPGLAISQDGRHWARIEGEHHSGALFDVGSEKDWDFLYIASPHVVFHGSGDLRMYYHSFDERTGEFCIGMARSREGIKWVKFGKILGGRKSEKEGSVCFDEVGGRYPCVTRNKRDGSYVMAYEGVDRNGKMSIGLAVSEDGIKDWRRVQDVGAVVVAGEGGAWDNEGVGCPYLIEMDGETDHQWRLYYRGVGNGGRTGIGLAVSEGNEITRFTKQTGICL
- the LOC108844071 gene encoding methyltransferase FGSG_00040, whose product is MEGEQFEQQEDREGSSPELLQSLRSKATEHLLREEWEESIHLYTKYIDLSRTQITNLAGSDPDTVPKVRKSLCLALCNRAEARARLHDSSEAMRDCDQALEIENTHFKTLLCKGKVLLALSRYSSALECFKTALLDPQASESVTAYVEKCKKLEFQAKTGAFDLSDWVLSGFRGRTPELAEFIGSIEIKKSEFSGRGLFATKNIVTGALILVTKGVATERGILGSEKAQMVMWKNFVDEVTKSVRRCDRTRRLVSSLSTGEEEDTLEVPDVSLYMPEEEAFETCGDDSSLDMEKLLSILDVNSLVEEAVSAKVMGKNKEYYGVGLWTLPSFINHSCVPNARRLHVGDYAIVHASRDIKAGEEITSAYYDVLSSPLEKRKEMAESWGFSCKCSRCKFESVLSVANQEIREFETGLERGVDAGNAVYMVEEGMKRWKVKGKDKGLLRASYWGVYEEVYNSERLMRRWGRKVPSMEVVVDSVCDVVGSDERLLKLVVEGMKKKNGGCSSNIAEMERVLKLGKGVYGKVVSKKKAMKTLLGLE
- the LOC108844159 gene encoding uncharacterized protein LOC108844159, whose product is MSWMKGDLLSKSRRLVGGLAMREPVWLKAMEASPPPVFPRSNGNLKKIVLPEDSYVRRFARKHPEAKLVEPIKVSAFIPDPARVYGCRVLQLTKNGISEDDAMSVANMEYLAERKEKKKAYKRLKELAVLQDKAPPPKPYLSSKREMQIQEKKAPTDPPSVRRLVNQLKQQKEVLLQDKPGGSANHDHWIDE